One genomic segment of Sanyastnella coralliicola includes these proteins:
- the metF gene encoding methylenetetrahydrofolate reductase [NAD(P)H] has translation MKVIDHIKGAKKTLFSVEVLPPLKGQDINSIFTTMDNLMEFEPAFVDVTYHREEYVYREVKEGLLEKKTVRKRPGTVGICAALKHRYSIDPVPHIICGGFRKEETENALIDLNFLGIDNVLVLRGDPIRSEGRFKAEDDGHAYAIDLLHQVVDLNNGIYLDPDLRNTNKTDFCAGVAGYPEKHFEAPNIKSDLRYLKQKVDDGAEYIVTQMFFDNQAYFDYVKLCRENGINVPIIPGIKPLTSARQLVSIPQNFYVNLPEELVDNVEACKSKEEVKEAGIEWCIRQCKELMEFGVPVLHFYTMGKSEVTARVAKEVF, from the coding sequence ATGAAGGTGATTGATCATATTAAGGGCGCGAAGAAGACCCTATTTTCTGTAGAAGTTCTACCTCCACTGAAGGGGCAAGACATTAATTCGATCTTCACGACGATGGACAATCTCATGGAGTTCGAACCCGCTTTTGTAGACGTGACCTATCACCGAGAAGAGTATGTCTATAGAGAAGTTAAAGAAGGACTACTCGAAAAGAAGACTGTTAGAAAACGTCCTGGTACTGTAGGGATTTGTGCTGCACTGAAACATCGTTACAGTATTGATCCTGTACCACATATCATCTGTGGTGGATTCCGTAAAGAGGAAACGGAGAATGCCTTGATTGACCTGAACTTCTTAGGTATCGATAACGTCTTGGTTCTTCGTGGAGATCCGATTAGATCAGAAGGTCGTTTCAAAGCAGAAGATGATGGACACGCCTATGCGATTGATCTACTTCATCAGGTAGTAGACTTGAACAATGGCATCTATTTAGATCCAGATCTACGAAACACGAATAAAACAGACTTCTGTGCTGGTGTTGCTGGTTATCCAGAAAAGCACTTTGAAGCTCCGAACATTAAGTCTGATCTGCGCTACTTGAAGCAAAAGGTAGATGATGGAGCTGAATACATTGTCACTCAAATGTTCTTCGACAATCAAGCTTACTTTGATTACGTGAAGCTTTGCCGCGAAAATGGAATCAATGTTCCAATCATTCCTGGCATCAAACCACTTACTTCAGCAAGACAGTTGGTGAGCATTCCTCAGAATTTCTATGTGAACTTACCGGAGGAGCTGGTAGATAACGTTGAGGCTTGTAAGTCAAAAGAAGAAGTGAAGGAGGCAGGCATCGAATGGTGTATTCGCCAATGCAAAGAACTGATGGAATTTGGCGTACCTGTGTTGCACTTCTACACTATGGGTAAAAGTGAAGTAACAGCCCGTGTGGCCAAAGAAGTATTCTAA
- the metK gene encoding methionine adenosyltransferase: MPYLFTSESVSEGHPDKVADQISDALIDHFLAFDKDSKVACETLVTTGQVVLAGEVKSTCYLDVQKITRDVINDIGYTRSEYMFEANSCGVLSAIHEQSPDINQGVERAKKEDQGAGDQGIMFGYANRETDNYMPLALELSHLLLQELAAIRKEGKKMKYLRPDSKSQVTIEYDDNNNPLRIDTIVLSTQHDEFELPKSDKKTEIKRAEKVMLDKIKEDFEKILLPRVKRKLPKRVQKLFTGKITLHINPTGKFVIGGPHGDTGLTGRKIIVDTYGGKGAHGGGAFSGKDPSKVDRSAAYATRHIAKNMVAAGICDEVLVQVGYAIGVAEPVGLYINTYGTSNIDLSDAEIAKKIDDIFDLRPYAIEKRFKLRTPIYREAAAYGHMGREPQEVEKEFVDGNGKVKKMKVKLFPWEELDYVARLKRAFKIK, translated from the coding sequence ATGCCTTATCTCTTTACTTCAGAATCAGTGTCAGAAGGGCACCCAGACAAGGTTGCAGATCAAATCTCTGATGCACTAATCGATCACTTTCTAGCTTTTGATAAAGACTCGAAAGTGGCTTGTGAAACACTCGTAACTACCGGGCAGGTTGTACTTGCTGGTGAGGTGAAGAGCACATGTTACCTCGACGTACAGAAGATTACTCGTGATGTCATCAATGATATTGGTTACACACGCAGTGAATATATGTTCGAAGCGAATTCATGTGGGGTTCTTTCAGCGATCCACGAGCAATCTCCAGATATCAATCAGGGAGTTGAACGTGCGAAAAAGGAAGACCAGGGAGCTGGTGATCAGGGGATCATGTTCGGTTATGCGAACCGTGAAACCGATAACTACATGCCATTGGCATTGGAGCTATCACATTTGCTTCTTCAAGAGCTTGCGGCAATCCGTAAGGAAGGAAAGAAAATGAAGTACTTGCGTCCTGATTCAAAGTCGCAGGTAACAATTGAATACGACGATAACAACAACCCGTTGCGCATCGATACGATTGTATTGAGTACACAGCACGACGAGTTTGAGCTTCCAAAGTCAGACAAAAAAACAGAGATCAAGCGCGCTGAAAAAGTGATGCTTGACAAGATCAAAGAAGACTTTGAAAAGATTTTGCTTCCTCGCGTGAAGCGCAAGCTGCCTAAGCGAGTTCAAAAGCTATTCACTGGAAAGATCACATTGCACATCAACCCAACAGGGAAGTTTGTGATTGGCGGACCTCACGGTGATACAGGATTGACAGGTCGTAAGATCATCGTTGATACATACGGTGGTAAAGGTGCGCACGGTGGTGGTGCATTCTCAGGAAAAGACCCAAGTAAAGTTGACCGTTCTGCGGCTTATGCAACACGCCATATCGCTAAGAATATGGTTGCTGCTGGTATTTGTGATGAAGTGCTTGTACAGGTAGGATACGCCATCGGCGTAGCTGAGCCTGTTGGACTGTACATCAACACTTACGGGACATCGAATATTGATCTTTCTGACGCAGAGATTGCGAAGAAGATTGACGACATCTTTGACCTTCGTCCTTACGCTATTGAGAAGCGATTCAAGCTACGCACACCTATCTACAGAGAAGCAGCAGCTTACGGGCATATGGGACGTGAGCCTCAGGAAGTGGAGAAGGAATTCGTTGATGGAAACGGAAAGGTGAAGAAGATGAAAGTGAAGTTGTTCCCTTGGGAAGAGCTTGACTACGTGGCGCGACTCAAACGTGCATTTAAAATTAAATAA
- the der gene encoding ribosome biogenesis GTPase Der has translation MNNLVAIVGRPNVGKSTLFNRLTESKEAIVDPVSGVTRDRKYGNVHWGGRDFTIIDTGGYITNSDDSFEGEIREQVSISIEEAAIILFVVDVHTGITDLDMEVTNILRRAGKPIMVVSNKVDTGDKEIGSTEFYSLGLSDKVYSISASNGYGTGELLDDLIGLMPPEPEEEESKYPKIAVVGRPNVGKSTFINTLLGEKRNIVSDIAGTTRDSVHTIYKGFGFEIEIIDTAGLRKRKKIDDSLEYYSAVRTIKAIDQADVCLLLLEAPEGVNKQDQAIFYQIVESFRGVVILANKWDLVDKDHSTHDQMREVILKRIEPFTDVPIIFTSNVTKQRVIQGLEEAMRVYENRKRKVSTSQLNDFILPIINDNPPPALKGKYIQIKYVTQIPSQVPTFAFFCNLPQYIRDPYKRFLENQLRERFDFTGTPIRLFFRKK, from the coding sequence ATGAATAATCTTGTAGCCATCGTCGGAAGACCTAACGTCGGAAAATCAACCCTCTTCAATCGACTCACTGAATCGAAAGAAGCTATCGTTGATCCCGTTAGTGGAGTGACGCGTGACCGTAAATACGGAAACGTGCACTGGGGAGGAAGAGACTTCACCATCATCGATACCGGTGGTTATATCACCAACTCAGATGACTCCTTTGAAGGTGAAATCCGAGAACAAGTCAGCATCTCGATCGAAGAAGCTGCTATCATTCTTTTTGTTGTTGACGTTCATACAGGGATCACTGATCTTGATATGGAAGTGACAAACATCCTGCGTCGTGCAGGGAAACCTATTATGGTGGTCTCCAATAAGGTAGATACAGGAGACAAAGAAATTGGCTCAACTGAATTCTACAGCCTTGGGCTTTCAGATAAGGTATATAGCATCTCAGCAAGTAATGGGTATGGGACAGGTGAACTCCTCGATGATCTCATCGGGCTGATGCCTCCAGAACCTGAAGAGGAAGAAAGCAAGTATCCTAAGATTGCTGTGGTCGGAAGACCGAATGTGGGTAAATCTACTTTCATCAATACACTGCTAGGAGAAAAGCGAAATATCGTTTCTGATATTGCCGGTACAACGCGTGACTCTGTTCACACGATATACAAAGGATTCGGTTTTGAGATCGAAATCATTGATACAGCAGGTCTGAGAAAGAGAAAGAAAATTGACGATTCTCTTGAATACTATTCTGCGGTACGAACCATCAAGGCGATTGATCAAGCAGACGTCTGCCTTCTATTGCTCGAAGCTCCAGAAGGAGTGAATAAGCAAGACCAGGCTATATTCTACCAAATTGTCGAAAGCTTCAGAGGAGTCGTTATTCTTGCGAATAAGTGGGACCTCGTAGATAAGGATCATAGCACGCACGATCAAATGCGTGAGGTCATCTTGAAGAGAATTGAGCCATTCACGGATGTGCCAATCATCTTCACTTCTAACGTGACCAAACAACGAGTAATTCAAGGATTAGAGGAAGCGATGCGTGTATACGAGAATCGTAAGCGCAAAGTATCTACTTCACAATTGAATGATTTTATTCTACCAATCATCAATGACAATCCTCCTCCTGCTTTGAAAGGGAAATATATCCAGATCAAGTATGTAACGCAGATTCCTTCTCAGGTGCCTACGTTCGCATTCTTCTGTAACCTCCCGCAATACATCAGAGATCCTTACAAACGATTCTTGGAGAATCAGCTACGTGAACGATTCGATTTCACAGGGACACCGATCCGTTTGTTCTTCCGTAAGAAGTAA
- a CDS encoding homocysteine S-methyltransferase family protein has protein sequence MKKDDLRSIAASRILILDGAMGTMIQRYNLTEDDFRNESLKDHQASLKGNNDLLALTRPDILEAIHDAYFEAGADIVETNTFSSTSIAQDDYDLSHLVYDLNYESARIASEVANRWTEKNPDKPRYVAGSIGPTNKTASLSPDVNDPAYRAVTYDELVAAYKEQMVALIDGGVDAFLIETIFDTLNAKAALFAAEEAMAEKGVTVPIMVSGTITDASGRTLSGQTAEAFLISMSHVPLLSVGFNCALGASQLTPYIDVVSRNTEALVSAHPNAGLPNEMGAYDQTPEQMANEISEYLDRGIINIVGGCCGTTPDHIRAIAEMAATYEPRKIKVEA, from the coding sequence ATGAAAAAAGATGACCTAAGAAGCATCGCTGCTTCACGTATTCTAATTCTTGATGGAGCCATGGGCACCATGATCCAGCGTTACAACCTTACGGAAGATGATTTCCGCAATGAATCGCTGAAAGATCATCAAGCTTCATTAAAAGGAAATAATGACCTCCTGGCACTCACGCGTCCAGATATTCTCGAGGCCATTCACGATGCATACTTCGAAGCCGGAGCTGACATTGTGGAGACCAACACTTTCTCTTCGACCTCGATTGCACAAGATGATTACGATCTATCGCATCTGGTTTACGACCTGAATTATGAATCAGCGCGTATCGCCAGTGAAGTAGCCAATCGATGGACAGAAAAGAATCCTGACAAACCGCGTTACGTTGCCGGGTCTATTGGTCCTACCAACAAAACCGCATCGCTTAGTCCTGATGTCAATGACCCTGCGTATCGCGCCGTCACCTATGATGAATTGGTAGCTGCATACAAGGAGCAGATGGTTGCGTTGATTGATGGTGGTGTCGATGCCTTCTTGATTGAAACTATTTTTGATACGCTCAATGCGAAAGCAGCACTATTCGCAGCAGAAGAAGCCATGGCCGAGAAAGGTGTTACTGTACCAATCATGGTCAGTGGTACCATTACTGATGCTTCTGGCCGCACGCTATCTGGTCAGACTGCCGAGGCATTTTTGATCAGTATGTCGCACGTACCACTGTTGAGTGTTGGATTCAACTGTGCGCTAGGGGCTTCGCAGCTTACGCCATATATCGACGTGGTTTCGCGAAATACCGAGGCCTTGGTCAGTGCCCATCCAAATGCTGGTCTTCCCAATGAAATGGGGGCTTATGACCAGACTCCTGAACAAATGGCCAACGAAATCAGTGAGTATCTAGACCGCGGAATCATCAATATTGTTGGTGGTTGTTGTGGAACTACTCCTGATCATATTCGCGCTATCGCGGAAATGGCAGCTACCTACGAACCTCGAAAAATTAAGGTCGAAGCATGA
- the metH gene encoding methionine synthase: MKQARLILSGLEPLVITQDSNFVNVGERTNVTGSRKFLRLIKEENFTDALEVARDQVEGGAQIIDINMDEGMIDGKEAMTTFLKLIAAEPDIARVPIMIDSSKWEIIEAGLKVVQGKCVVNSISLKEGEATFKEQATLIRRYGAAVVVMAFDETGQADSYERRVEICGRAYKILTEEVGFPATDIIFDPNIFPVATGMEEHRSNALDFFRATTWIKENCPGALVSGGVSNVSFSFRGNPRVREAMHSAFLYHGIKAGMDMGIVNPTMLEVYDEIDDELLTLVEDVLLDRNDNATEALLDYAAKNQSSAKTVEKDLSWREQSVEKRLEYSLVKGLVEFIEEDTEEARQQYDRPLEVIEGPLMSGMNVVGDLFGSGKMFLPQVVKSARVMKRSVAYLTPYLEAEKSKGGRSAGKIVLATVKGDVHDIGKNIVGVVLACNGFEIVDLGVMVPAATILDRAIEEGADAIGLSGLITPSLDEMIHVAEEMKIRGMNLPLLIGGATTSRVHTAVKILPAYDGPLVHVNDASRAVPVLSSLMGEKKEESAGAIRDEYRELRTKYLERGQTKEFISIEKARANGMKIDWSSWSPSAPNQLGVQVINPSLRDLSPYIDWTPYFKTWGLHGKFPAILEDNVVGEEATKVWEDTQVMLQEMIASNLLRPTGVFGIFEASRKGDDVNVKENGQTLETFHFLRQQQKKHKEAANHSLADFIAPEEHGTDHIGCFAVTSGHGLEKLLESFERDQDDYRSIMAKALADRFAEAFAEYLHERVRKNFWGYASDENLDNTALIAENYKGIRPAPGYPACPDHLEKETIWKLLNAEENTGITLTESLAMYPAASVSGYYFANAESKYFGLGKISKDQVEEYAQRRNISVEDVERWLGSSLNYEKEYSLK; encoded by the coding sequence ATGAAGCAAGCGAGGCTGATATTGAGTGGTTTGGAACCACTCGTCATCACTCAAGATTCAAACTTCGTCAACGTTGGAGAACGTACCAACGTGACTGGAAGTCGTAAGTTCTTGCGCTTAATCAAGGAAGAAAACTTCACTGATGCACTAGAAGTAGCGCGCGATCAAGTAGAAGGAGGGGCCCAGATCATCGACATCAATATGGATGAAGGGATGATCGATGGCAAAGAAGCCATGACCACTTTTTTGAAGCTGATTGCGGCCGAACCTGACATTGCCCGTGTTCCAATCATGATTGACTCATCCAAATGGGAGATTATTGAAGCCGGACTGAAGGTAGTGCAAGGTAAGTGCGTTGTGAACTCAATCTCCCTTAAAGAGGGTGAAGCCACCTTCAAAGAACAAGCAACACTCATTCGACGATACGGAGCAGCTGTGGTCGTGATGGCCTTTGATGAAACTGGTCAGGCAGACAGTTACGAACGTCGTGTAGAAATCTGTGGTCGAGCATATAAGATCCTCACGGAAGAAGTAGGATTCCCTGCTACTGATATTATTTTCGACCCGAACATATTCCCCGTGGCTACGGGGATGGAAGAACACCGAAGCAACGCGTTAGACTTCTTCCGTGCAACAACCTGGATCAAGGAAAACTGTCCAGGTGCATTGGTGAGCGGTGGAGTCAGCAATGTTTCGTTCTCCTTCAGAGGAAACCCTCGTGTACGTGAAGCGATGCACTCTGCGTTCCTGTATCACGGTATCAAGGCTGGGATGGATATGGGAATTGTAAACCCAACCATGCTGGAGGTTTATGATGAAATTGACGATGAGTTATTGACGCTTGTTGAAGATGTTTTGCTCGATCGAAACGACAACGCTACTGAAGCACTCCTTGACTACGCCGCAAAGAATCAAAGCTCAGCTAAAACAGTTGAAAAGGATCTCTCGTGGCGTGAGCAATCGGTTGAAAAGCGACTAGAGTACTCTCTTGTAAAAGGATTGGTAGAGTTCATCGAAGAAGACACTGAAGAGGCACGTCAGCAATATGACCGACCACTTGAAGTCATTGAAGGCCCGTTGATGTCCGGTATGAACGTGGTTGGTGATCTGTTCGGATCTGGAAAAATGTTCCTGCCTCAGGTGGTGAAAAGCGCCCGTGTAATGAAACGCAGTGTGGCCTACCTCACCCCTTACCTCGAAGCAGAGAAAAGCAAAGGCGGACGTTCAGCAGGTAAGATTGTACTAGCCACCGTGAAAGGTGATGTCCATGACATTGGGAAGAATATTGTGGGGGTTGTGCTAGCCTGTAACGGTTTCGAAATCGTTGACCTTGGTGTCATGGTTCCCGCAGCAACCATCTTAGATCGTGCCATTGAAGAAGGTGCTGATGCGATTGGATTGAGTGGATTGATCACGCCGTCATTGGATGAAATGATTCACGTAGCTGAGGAAATGAAGATCCGCGGCATGAATCTTCCGTTGTTGATTGGTGGGGCCACTACTTCACGCGTGCACACCGCCGTGAAGATTCTCCCTGCATATGACGGTCCGTTGGTTCACGTGAATGATGCTTCGCGAGCGGTGCCTGTTCTGAGTTCACTCATGGGTGAAAAGAAAGAAGAGAGCGCCGGAGCAATCCGTGACGAATACCGTGAACTGCGCACAAAATATTTAGAACGCGGACAAACGAAGGAGTTCATCTCCATCGAAAAGGCCCGTGCGAACGGAATGAAGATCGATTGGTCTTCGTGGTCTCCTTCTGCTCCAAATCAACTAGGGGTTCAAGTGATTAATCCGAGTCTTCGTGATTTAAGTCCCTACATCGACTGGACTCCTTATTTCAAGACTTGGGGACTTCACGGGAAATTCCCTGCCATTCTAGAAGACAATGTAGTTGGTGAAGAAGCCACTAAGGTCTGGGAAGATACCCAGGTGATGCTTCAAGAAATGATAGCGTCTAACCTTCTTCGTCCAACCGGAGTCTTTGGAATATTCGAAGCTTCAAGGAAGGGTGACGATGTGAACGTAAAAGAGAATGGTCAAACATTAGAGACCTTCCATTTCCTGCGTCAGCAGCAAAAGAAGCACAAAGAAGCAGCCAACCATTCACTTGCGGACTTCATCGCACCAGAAGAGCATGGAACAGATCATATTGGATGTTTCGCGGTTACTTCAGGACATGGTCTAGAAAAGCTTTTGGAATCCTTCGAACGTGATCAAGATGATTACCGTTCGATCATGGCCAAGGCCCTAGCAGATCGTTTTGCTGAAGCTTTCGCTGAATACCTTCACGAACGCGTTCGAAAGAACTTCTGGGGTTATGCGAGCGACGAGAATCTAGACAACACAGCCTTGATTGCTGAAAACTACAAAGGGATTCGCCCTGCACCTGGGTATCCTGCTTGTCCGGATCACCTTGAAAAAGAGACTATTTGGAAGCTATTGAATGCTGAAGAGAATACAGGAATCACTTTGACTGAGTCATTGGCCATGTATCCTGCAGCTTCTGTTTCTGGTTATTATTTCGCTAACGCGGAATCGAAATACTTCGGACTTGGTAAAATCAGCAAAGACCAAGTAGAAGAATATGCTCAGCGTCGAAATATCAGCGTCGAAGACGTTGAACGTTGGTTGGGCTCATCATTGAATTACGAAAAAGAATACTCACTGAAATGA
- a CDS encoding VPS10 domain-containing protein has product MRYPLLILSLCFPFLLLAQEEGMTKGQRIFCEDQQAFSLTESINVNAGYKSVLAERGMGGPKREWLWSEVGPTEHPAEINPGGKAIPTYARERGNGTGRINYLYTDPYQENRIFACSPTGGLFVSVDLGESWKNAGTDQLPICGVSSIVVDPENPDRWIISTGDSDDRFMFSDGIWRTEDAGKSWVNINGGVRGKKISPQEDPSDYLYIAKLEAHPCYFGRIFAATNKGLLVSNNALDEANKVKWKQVGESFFYDILIPDPDQPVVLATGEEFWRSDDCGNSWELQDYPAYKDQERFPFSRICMVNRPTTGDVLFGLSCAQKFSQSGLGEGELWSYSPADKKLTYMRSLRDAMNNLINTRGRALIVDPESETRIFTANVQPVFVSENNGELFRRIEKNQMHDDVHHFAWSNDGLILFVGHDGGVSRSFDRGATWQSANVGLGTANVFGLSVAQTQEHQVAYGGYDTGGNILVDGQWYHSTWGDGFETIIDYSDANIMYTTKQHGHIHRSDDRGKSFENTVTSGKTKTDWHTWIRQHQRLPNVIFCTGDRLLRSYDKGENWDVILDVPGLEGDYLNVFRLFTSEDHPDVLYAYVLDQTKVDPILLMTTNAAEPDAAKVKWERVADVPKKGWITSLVVDPDNPRQFWMSYKSAEPDQKVYRFNGERYSDVTANLGWCVIGEMVLDRNSNERIYIGTNHGVFTRDKSEEQWTLLEGLPGTWVRALEINYHTNTIYAGTFGRGVWFAPLYQD; this is encoded by the coding sequence GTGAGATATCCTCTTTTGATTTTATCGCTCTGCTTTCCTTTTCTTCTGCTAGCGCAGGAGGAGGGAATGACGAAAGGTCAGCGCATTTTTTGCGAAGACCAACAGGCCTTTTCGCTGACAGAATCTATCAATGTCAATGCAGGTTATAAAAGTGTTCTCGCTGAACGCGGAATGGGTGGGCCTAAAAGAGAATGGCTCTGGTCGGAAGTAGGCCCAACAGAACATCCCGCCGAAATCAACCCAGGAGGCAAGGCTATCCCTACATATGCACGAGAAAGAGGTAATGGTACCGGTCGAATTAACTACCTCTATACCGACCCATATCAAGAGAATAGAATCTTTGCGTGCTCTCCAACGGGAGGCCTCTTTGTGAGCGTTGATCTCGGTGAATCATGGAAGAACGCTGGTACAGATCAACTCCCCATTTGTGGTGTCAGCTCAATCGTTGTTGACCCAGAAAACCCTGATCGTTGGATTATTTCCACTGGTGACTCGGATGACCGGTTCATGTTCTCCGATGGAATCTGGCGAACAGAAGACGCTGGGAAATCCTGGGTAAATATCAATGGAGGCGTAAGGGGAAAAAAGATTTCTCCGCAAGAAGATCCTTCAGATTATCTCTATATCGCGAAACTCGAGGCACATCCGTGTTACTTCGGTCGCATTTTCGCTGCCACCAATAAGGGCTTGTTGGTTTCAAACAACGCACTTGATGAAGCGAATAAGGTCAAATGGAAACAGGTGGGCGAGAGCTTCTTCTACGATATCCTTATCCCAGACCCTGATCAGCCTGTAGTGTTGGCAACAGGAGAGGAGTTTTGGAGAAGCGATGATTGCGGCAATTCTTGGGAGCTTCAAGACTATCCAGCATATAAAGATCAAGAGCGCTTTCCTTTCTCAAGAATTTGCATGGTGAATCGACCAACAACAGGCGACGTCTTATTTGGGCTCTCCTGCGCGCAAAAGTTCTCTCAGTCTGGACTAGGAGAAGGAGAGCTCTGGAGCTATTCACCTGCGGATAAGAAACTCACTTACATGCGTTCACTTCGTGATGCCATGAATAATCTGATTAATACTAGAGGTCGAGCCCTAATCGTAGACCCAGAAAGTGAAACGCGCATATTTACAGCGAATGTCCAACCGGTGTTTGTCAGTGAAAACAATGGAGAGCTCTTTCGTCGCATTGAAAAGAATCAGATGCACGATGATGTGCATCACTTTGCTTGGTCAAATGATGGGTTGATCTTATTTGTCGGACATGATGGAGGTGTCTCAAGAAGTTTTGATCGAGGGGCCACATGGCAGAGTGCAAACGTCGGACTTGGTACCGCCAATGTTTTTGGATTGAGTGTGGCTCAAACACAAGAGCATCAAGTGGCCTATGGAGGCTATGATACGGGAGGGAATATCCTAGTTGATGGTCAATGGTACCACAGCACCTGGGGTGATGGCTTTGAAACGATCATCGATTATTCTGATGCGAATATCATGTATACCACTAAGCAACATGGGCATATTCACCGTTCAGATGATCGAGGGAAAAGCTTTGAGAACACCGTCACAAGTGGTAAAACCAAAACCGATTGGCATACATGGATTCGACAACACCAACGATTGCCGAATGTGATCTTTTGCACTGGAGACCGTCTACTTCGCTCTTATGACAAAGGAGAGAATTGGGATGTCATCCTTGATGTTCCCGGACTAGAAGGAGATTACCTCAACGTTTTCAGACTCTTTACAAGCGAAGACCATCCGGATGTGCTCTATGCCTACGTGCTCGATCAAACAAAGGTTGATCCGATCCTTTTGATGACCACAAATGCCGCCGAACCCGATGCTGCAAAAGTGAAGTGGGAGCGGGTTGCAGATGTTCCGAAGAAGGGGTGGATTACGTCTTTAGTTGTTGATCCTGATAACCCAAGGCAGTTCTGGATGTCTTATAAAAGCGCGGAGCCAGATCAAAAGGTATATCGCTTTAACGGAGAACGCTACAGCGATGTGACTGCGAATCTAGGTTGGTGTGTCATCGGAGAAATGGTTCTAGACCGTAATAGCAATGAGCGTATTTACATCGGTACGAATCACGGCGTGTTTACCCGAGATAAATCTGAAGAACAGTGGACCTTACTTGAAGGACTACCAGGTACTTGGGTACGTGCGCTTGAAATCAACTACCACACCAACACGATCTATGCCGGAACCTTTGGAAGAGGTGTGTGGTTTGCACCGCTTTATCAAGACTAA